The DNA region ATCCAGCCCTTCGCAATGGATCTCCTCGATGCCGTAGTCCCTACGAAGTCGTCGCCGGATGAGTCTCTGCAAGATCCATGGCCAGCATCGACCCTGGTAGGGAGGTACAAACTCATAGGGTTGATCAAAAACGACGGGATGCATGCGAATACCGCTAGCGTATCGGGATTGAAAACTTGCAAGGAACCGAGACGTTCTACCCGATTACACGATTCACGAATGCGCCGCGAGGTCCATCAGACCTAAATGGAGCGATCCTGTGAGGCAAGTTGGGGATCAACGGCTGGTCTGACGAATCGATGTGAAGACGTATTGAAAAGTTGGCCGCGCGCTCGGGGCCCTCCCCCTCGCTGCGCTCGACCCCTCCCGCTCGCGGGAGGGGTGTTTTGACTCCCCCTCTGGGGCAGGTCGAGCGCAGCGAGGGAGAGCGGTGGTGTACCTCGCCCTCTGGGAGAGGTCGAGCGCAGCGAGGGAGAGGGTTTCTTGGCACCCAATTGACTTGCTCCATACAACCTCTTTCGAATCGGTGATACTTTTCATCGGTCTCCAAACCCCCACCGATTCGTCAGGCCAGCCAACGGCTGGGTTCCACTTGGTCGAGAGTCAAAGGGCGTACCGTTCATTCGGCGTCATGGCCCCTTGATGCTCGTGACGACGACGTAATATGCGCCGAGTTCCCCTTCCTCGATTTCAAACACCGGCGCCAGTCGATACGAGCCCTTTTTGAGCTCCGTGACGAAACTCACCTGTTCGGCATCCTTCCCGACGGGTTTACGGTCGAGATCATTTTCGTCGATTCGTAGGACCGCATGAGTGGCACCGATGGCGTTCCCGACGACAGCACGAAAAGCCTCGGTTGCACCCGGCACATTGTCTCCGGCAGCAAGCGAGGCATTGATCGCAGCTCCCGACTCAACCGGCCAGCGGCGAAGCGAGATCTGATACTTACCATCTTGGATCACCTTGACCGCCCAATGGCCTTGGTGGGTGAGTTTTTCGTTGGCCGGATGCTTCCGGTCGGCCAACCGAATGGATCCTTGATGCCATGGGGGATAGACCTTTTGGATCCAATCGTGGGCGGTGAGGCTGACGACGGGGTGTTTGGGGTGGCCGAGGTAGATTTCGGTGGTCTGCGAGAAGCTCGGTTTGAGCTCGGCCCACCACTGTTCATAAAACTCGCGCATCGTCGCCACCACTTCCGGGTGCTCTTTGGCGATATTGTTCTTCTGACCGGGGTCCACCGCGATTTCGTAAAGTTCCTTGCCATTGATGAGCCGATACTTCTGCGACATCACCGACGAACTGCGCCACTTGATCGGATCGCGAACACGCTGAGAATCACTAATCACGAAGCGTTCAGGCCAATCCACTTCCTTGGCCGGGTCAAGCAGGTCGGCAATCGAGACCCCATCAAACTTCACCCCTTCCGGCTTCGTCACGCCGGTCATCTCAAGCAGCGTTGGGACAATATCGACAGCGTGGGTTAGCTCACCGACGTCATGCTGTTTGGTGATTCCGCCAGCAGGCCAATGGAGAAAGAACGGGACACGGTGGCCCCCCTCATAAGGACTTCCCTTGCCGGCCCTCATCCCCGCGTTGTAAACGTTCGCCCCGCTGGCCGTTCCGTTGTCGGTCGTAAAGACGAAAATCGTATCGTCCGCGATTCCCAGTTCTTCGATCAAGCGACGCGTTTTACCAACATTGTCGTCGATCTGGGTGATCATGCCGTAGAAAGCAGCGATGCTTTCAGACTGCCCATCATACATTTTGAAGTAATGGGGTGGGCAATGCAGCGGTTTGTGTGGAGCGTTCGTAGAAATGTAGGCAAAGAAAGGTTTCTGTTGCTCCGCACACTCTCTGATGAAGGCGTTGGCTTGCGAGAAGAAGACGTCCGTGCAAAAACCTTTCGCGGGAACGATCTTTCCGTTGTGGAAATAGGAACCGTCGAAGTAGGCGTTGTCCCAAATGTCGGGAGTCTGGCCAATGCCGCCGCCACCATGCCGATAGACCTCGGTAAAGCCACGGTCCTCGGGCCGATAAGGATAGTTGTCACCGAGATGCCATTTTCCAAACATACCGGTTTCGTAACCAGCATCGGTAAACATTTGCCCGACGGTGACTTCATTCTCTCGCAACATCGAACGGCCCATGATCGTGTGCCAGACTCCGGTGCGGTTTGTCCAGTGACCGGTCAGCAGCGAGCAACGCGTGGGGGAACACGTTGGGGCAACGTGGTAATTGCTCAGTCCAGAGCTTTCCGATGCCAACTGATCAATATTTGGCGTCTTGATAATCGGATTCCCGGTGCAGCCGAGGTCACCATAGCCTTGGTCGTCAGAAATGACGAACACCACGTTGGTGGCCGCCGCGGTGAGGGCACTCGAAATGAGGAGCCCAATCATGAGCAGAGAGATGCGAAGATTTAGAGTCATGAGTTGTCGTCACAGGATGGGGGATGAGAATCCGAGCAAGTTAGCAGG from Novipirellula artificiosorum includes:
- a CDS encoding arylsulfatase; translation: MTLNLRISLLMIGLLISSALTAAATNVVFVISDDQGYGDLGCTGNPIIKTPNIDQLASESSGLSNYHVAPTCSPTRCSLLTGHWTNRTGVWHTIMGRSMLRENEVTVGQMFTDAGYETGMFGKWHLGDNYPYRPEDRGFTEVYRHGGGGIGQTPDIWDNAYFDGSYFHNGKIVPAKGFCTDVFFSQANAFIRECAEQQKPFFAYISTNAPHKPLHCPPHYFKMYDGQSESIAAFYGMITQIDDNVGKTRRLIEELGIADDTIFVFTTDNGTASGANVYNAGMRAGKGSPYEGGHRVPFFLHWPAGGITKQHDVGELTHAVDIVPTLLEMTGVTKPEGVKFDGVSIADLLDPAKEVDWPERFVISDSQRVRDPIKWRSSSVMSQKYRLINGKELYEIAVDPGQKNNIAKEHPEVVATMREFYEQWWAELKPSFSQTTEIYLGHPKHPVVSLTAHDWIQKVYPPWHQGSIRLADRKHPANEKLTHQGHWAVKVIQDGKYQISLRRWPVESGAAINASLAAGDNVPGATEAFRAVVGNAIGATHAVLRIDENDLDRKPVGKDAEQVSFVTELKKGSYRLAPVFEIEEGELGAYYVVVTSIKGP